The Acidimicrobiales bacterium genome has a window encoding:
- a CDS encoding TetR/AcrR family transcriptional regulator, protein MPERPPGRPRDPAIDSRVLEVTRRHLAAHGYGAMSMVAIAAEAGTTRQAVYRRWSSKADLATAAIAAMSAAEARPPTDDPFADLVRELDAFRRGVSRPDGLSMVGTMLLDSTDPTLVALYRERVVAPRRSRLRGILERAREQGLLDADADVEVALTVFTGSWYANALAGRPPTRNWSERVASLVWRGLGGTASV, encoded by the coding sequence GTGCCCGAACGCCCGCCCGGACGGCCCCGTGACCCGGCGATCGACAGCCGGGTCCTCGAGGTCACCCGTCGCCACCTCGCCGCCCACGGCTACGGCGCCATGTCGATGGTGGCGATCGCCGCCGAGGCCGGCACCACCCGCCAGGCCGTGTACCGCCGGTGGTCGTCGAAGGCCGACCTGGCCACCGCGGCCATCGCCGCCATGTCCGCCGCCGAGGCTCGACCACCCACCGACGACCCCTTCGCCGACCTCGTGCGGGAGCTCGATGCCTTCCGCCGGGGGGTGAGCCGCCCGGACGGCCTCTCGATGGTCGGGACGATGCTGCTCGACTCGACGGACCCGACCCTGGTCGCCCTCTACCGCGAGCGGGTCGTGGCACCGCGCCGGTCGCGCCTGCGGGGCATCCTCGAACGGGCCCGGGAGCAGGGCCTGCTCGACGCCGACGCCGACGTCGAGGTGGCGCTCACCGTGTTCACCGGGAGCTGGTACGCCAACGCCCTCGCAGGGCGACCCCCGACGCGGAACTGGTCCGAGCGCGTCGCGTCGCTCGTGTGGCGCGGCCTCGGCGGCACCGCGTCGGTCTGA
- a CDS encoding DsbA family oxidoreductase: MRIDVWSDVICPWCFLGKRRLDTALARLDWGDEVEVRWRAYQLDPTAGPEPGDLRQALERKYGPGAFESMTSRLTALGADDGIDYRFDRALRVNTVDAHRLLAWAWDQGGAPAQGALAERLFLAYFTEGANVADHATLTGLAGEAGLDAAVATSVLAGDGFRSEVTGELHGALERQISGVPAFVIEDRFMIPGAQDVDTFVAVLTQARDRLDPVGPGTPDGEACAVDDPTC; encoded by the coding sequence ATGCGCATCGACGTGTGGTCCGACGTGATCTGCCCCTGGTGCTTCCTCGGCAAGCGCCGCCTCGACACCGCGCTCGCCCGGCTCGACTGGGGCGACGAGGTGGAGGTGCGCTGGCGGGCCTACCAGCTCGACCCCACCGCCGGGCCCGAGCCCGGCGACCTGCGCCAGGCACTCGAGCGCAAGTACGGGCCGGGCGCCTTCGAGTCGATGACCAGCCGGCTCACCGCGCTGGGCGCCGACGACGGCATCGACTACCGGTTCGACCGGGCCCTGCGGGTCAACACCGTCGACGCCCACCGCCTGCTGGCCTGGGCCTGGGACCAGGGCGGGGCGCCTGCTCAGGGCGCGCTGGCCGAGCGGCTGTTCCTGGCCTACTTCACCGAGGGCGCCAACGTCGCCGACCACGCGACCCTCACCGGCCTGGCCGGCGAGGCGGGGCTCGACGCCGCAGTCGCGACGTCGGTGCTCGCCGGCGACGGATTCCGCTCCGAGGTCACCGGGGAGCTGCACGGCGCGCTCGAGCGCCAGATCAGCGGGGTGCCGGCGTTCGTCATCGAGGACCGGTTCATGATCCCCGGCGCCCAGGACGTCGACACGTTCGTGGCCGTACTCACCCAGGCCCGCGACCGTCTGGACCCGGTCGGCCCGGGCACCCCGGACGGCGAGGCCTGCGCGGTCGACGATCCGACCTGCTGA
- a CDS encoding DUF2892 domain-containing protein, whose product MTNEAGWDRVARVVLGMVLLVVGFGVLGGTAGVIVGVVALVPLLTGIIGFCPLYAVFGIRTNRTEQHTSPR is encoded by the coding sequence ATGACGAACGAGGCTGGTTGGGATCGTGTGGCCCGGGTGGTGCTCGGGATGGTGCTGTTGGTCGTCGGCTTCGGCGTGCTCGGCGGGACCGCCGGGGTGATCGTCGGGGTGGTGGCCCTCGTGCCGCTCCTGACCGGGATCATCGGCTTCTGCCCGCTGTACGCGGTGTTCGGCATCCGGACCAACCGGACCGAACAGCACACCAGCCCACGATGA
- a CDS encoding sigma-70 family RNA polymerase sigma factor, producing the protein MSFDPDELPEHLDVLYRYAVGVTRDPGLAEDVVQETVLRALERRDQYRRDAQLSHWLIRIAHNLIVDRARRSSREILVDAVENDWRDDAFTVDADAVIEQAATRAELLDALARLPFIYRSAVVLHDVEGLRVSDIAEISGVSLPAAKQRLRRGRMALVSALATGHERRLALEGVPMPCWDARRHVSDYLNGELDTDTRSMIETHLATCPTCPPLYAALVGVSDELGQLRDPDSVINPEIEARARAAIASPA; encoded by the coding sequence ATGAGCTTCGATCCCGACGAGCTTCCCGAGCACCTGGACGTGCTGTACCGCTACGCCGTCGGAGTGACCCGTGACCCCGGTCTCGCCGAGGACGTCGTGCAGGAGACGGTGCTGCGGGCCCTCGAACGCCGCGACCAGTACCGCCGCGACGCGCAGCTGTCGCACTGGCTGATCCGCATCGCCCACAACCTGATCGTCGACAGGGCCCGCCGGTCGAGCCGGGAGATCCTCGTCGACGCCGTCGAGAACGACTGGCGCGACGACGCCTTCACCGTCGACGCCGATGCCGTCATCGAACAAGCGGCAACACGCGCCGAGCTGCTCGACGCCCTGGCCCGACTGCCCTTCATCTACCGGTCGGCGGTGGTGCTCCACGACGTGGAAGGGCTGCGGGTCAGCGACATCGCCGAGATCTCGGGGGTGTCGCTCCCCGCCGCCAAGCAACGACTGCGGCGAGGGCGCATGGCCCTCGTCAGCGCCCTCGCTACCGGACACGAGCGCCGACTCGCCCTCGAAGGAGTGCCCATGCCGTGCTGGGATGCCCGACGCCACGTGAGCGACTACCTCAACGGCGAGCTCGACACGGACACCAGGTCCATGATCGAGACCCACCTCGCCACCTGTCCGACCTGCCCACCGCTCTACGCCGCGTTGGTCGGGGTGAGCGACGAGCTCGGGCAGCTGCGCGACCCCGACTCGGTCATCAACCCCGAGATCGAGGCCCGCGCCCGGGCCGCGATCGCCTCGCCGGCCTAG
- a CDS encoding TetR/AcrR family transcriptional regulator — translation MGPKHSSEEILAGAVEVAFAEGLSQITFGRVAGHLGISDRTVVYYFATKDDLLTEVLLSLGARLQSALGEAFTGPADGHLDLARAAWPVLARSSVDPVFALFFEATGLAAAGREPHRTLVPQLVEAWIDWLTTLFEGRPARRRTEATATIALLDGLLLLRQTVGPEAAERAASALGVR, via the coding sequence ATGGGCCCGAAGCACTCGAGCGAAGAGATCCTCGCCGGCGCCGTCGAGGTCGCCTTCGCCGAGGGTCTGAGCCAGATCACCTTCGGCCGGGTCGCCGGGCACCTCGGCATCAGCGACCGAACCGTCGTCTACTACTTCGCCACCAAGGACGACCTGCTCACCGAAGTGCTGCTCTCACTCGGGGCCCGTCTCCAGAGCGCGCTGGGCGAGGCCTTCACCGGTCCTGCGGACGGCCACCTCGACCTCGCCCGTGCGGCGTGGCCGGTGTTGGCCCGATCGAGCGTCGACCCCGTGTTCGCCCTCTTCTTCGAGGCCACGGGGTTGGCCGCGGCGGGTCGGGAGCCCCATCGGACCCTCGTGCCCCAACTCGTCGAGGCCTGGATCGACTGGCTCACCACCCTCTTCGAGGGCCGACCGGCGCGTCGCCGGACCGAGGCGACCGCCACGATCGCCCTCCTCGACGGCCTGTTGCTCCTGCGCCAGACGGTCGGACCCGAGGCCGCCGAGCGGGCCGCATCCGCCCTCGGCGTGCGCTGA
- a CDS encoding alpha/beta hydrolase has protein sequence MPPLTTATAADLFRRPPDRHLDVGAGEVAHRCVGSGPDVLFVHGWPASGATFRKLLPHLVDHVTCHVIDLPGAGSSRFDANTPLTVDQHIASVRRILDLLETDDVAVVGHDSGGLIARHAVAGDPRLRAMGLVNTEQPHGLSWRFRSFLAVRRVPGVGGGLGWVVGRRRLRRHRFVLGDAFADASLLDGEFDEFFLQPLHDDPARRRAAVALLRSFDVRLVGELAGVHRRLEVPVQLVWGDRDPFFPLAWAEEMVAAFPDTHLRVIEGAGLFAHEERPAEVAEALLPVLTAPG, from the coding sequence GTGCCACCTCTCACCACCGCCACCGCCGCCGACCTCTTCCGCCGACCGCCCGACCGCCACCTCGACGTCGGCGCCGGCGAGGTCGCCCACCGCTGCGTCGGCAGCGGGCCCGACGTGTTGTTCGTCCACGGCTGGCCCGCCAGCGGGGCGACCTTCCGGAAGCTCCTGCCCCACCTGGTCGATCATGTGACCTGCCACGTGATCGACCTCCCCGGTGCCGGTTCGAGCCGCTTCGACGCGAACACCCCGTTGACCGTCGACCAGCACATCGCGTCGGTCCGTCGGATCCTCGATCTGCTCGAGACGGACGACGTCGCCGTGGTCGGCCACGACAGCGGCGGTCTCATCGCCCGACATGCGGTGGCCGGCGACCCTCGCCTACGGGCCATGGGGCTCGTGAACACCGAGCAGCCCCACGGGTTGAGCTGGAGGTTCCGGTCGTTCCTCGCCGTGCGCAGGGTTCCCGGAGTCGGCGGCGGGCTGGGATGGGTGGTCGGTCGGCGGCGACTGCGCCGCCACCGTTTCGTGCTCGGGGACGCGTTCGCCGATGCATCCCTGCTCGACGGCGAGTTCGACGAGTTCTTCCTGCAACCCCTCCACGACGACCCGGCCCGCCGACGAGCGGCAGTCGCGCTCCTGCGCAGCTTCGATGTCCGCCTCGTCGGGGAGCTCGCAGGGGTGCACCGCCGTCTCGAGGTCCCCGTCCAGCTCGTCTGGGGCGACCGGGACCCGTTCTTCCCGTTGGCCTGGGCCGAGGAGATGGTCGCCGCGTTCCCCGATACCCACCTCCGGGTGATCGAGGGGGCCGGGTTGTTCGCCCACGAGGAGCGCCCCGCCGAGGTGGCCGAGGCGCTGCTGCCCGTGCTGACCGCGCCCGGCTGA
- a CDS encoding class I SAM-dependent methyltransferase, whose translation MDLDDPHALQRFLEVYGTLPRAGPGGDEHTTRALALVPGPTPRSVLDLGCGPGAQTVCLARSLPEAEILALDLLVDMVDEANRRLVDAGLEGRAHAEVGDMARPPVVPGGQDLIWCEGAIYNLGVTEALRGWRPLLAPGGTVAFTEPVWLTEAPPDEIRDWWSSEYPAMTDDTGIRSRIDEAGYRSVAMFTLPPSAWWDEYYEPMQGRVDALRARAPDDAAAAEVVRSAATEIDAFRRFGDHYSYAFYVVRPLR comes from the coding sequence GTGGACCTCGACGACCCTCACGCCCTGCAGCGCTTCCTCGAGGTGTACGGCACCCTTCCCCGTGCCGGGCCGGGTGGGGACGAGCACACCACCAGGGCGCTGGCGCTGGTGCCCGGGCCGACCCCCCGATCCGTCCTGGACCTCGGGTGTGGGCCCGGTGCGCAGACCGTCTGCCTCGCTCGATCCCTCCCGGAGGCGGAGATCCTCGCTCTGGACCTGCTCGTCGACATGGTCGACGAGGCCAACCGCCGCCTCGTCGACGCAGGCCTCGAGGGCCGGGCCCACGCCGAGGTGGGCGACATGGCCCGACCGCCGGTGGTGCCGGGTGGCCAGGACCTGATCTGGTGCGAGGGCGCCATCTACAACCTGGGCGTCACCGAGGCGCTGCGAGGGTGGCGGCCGCTGCTCGCCCCCGGCGGGACGGTGGCCTTCACCGAACCGGTCTGGCTCACCGAGGCGCCCCCGGACGAGATCCGGGACTGGTGGTCGTCGGAGTATCCGGCCATGACCGACGACACCGGGATCAGGTCCCGGATCGACGAGGCCGGCTACCGCAGCGTCGCCATGTTCACGCTGCCCCCCTCGGCCTGGTGGGACGAGTACTACGAGCCGATGCAGGGACGCGTCGACGCGCTGCGGGCCCGCGCCCCCGACGACGCGGCCGCCGCTGAGGTGGTCCGCTCCGCCGCGACCGAGATCGACGCCTTCCGGCGCTTCGGCGACCACTACTCCTACGCCTTCTACGTCGTCCGACCGCTTCGCTGA
- a CDS encoding MBL fold metallo-hydrolase, whose protein sequence is MAAHETAHAALPFDDERDFEEARRGFLAAPSERRIVADDGRAVWDIGAYDFLLDGQPLESIHPSLQRQAVLNMEYGLYEVLPDRIYQVRGFDLANITFVRGDTGWIVFDPLTMTETAAAALALVTEHLGERPVVAVVYSHSHADHWGGVRGVIDSADVAAGTVQVIAPIGFLEHAVAENVYAGNAMNRRMVYQYGTLLARSPFGHVDQAIGKGVANGTAGLIAPTVHIADDIEELTVDGVRMVFQNTPGTEAPAEMNTYFPEWKAFWAAENIVATVHNIYTLRGALVRDALEWSRQINKALYLFGKEAEVMFASHSWPRWGNERIQEVMRTQRDAYAHLNNAVLHLANQGVTINEIHNVYQPPGSLQQQWAARSYHGSVEHNTRAVINRWLGYWDGNPATLLPLSPSDSAPLYVEMMGGAKPILARGRELVDEGEYLLAVEILNKLVYAEPDNADARQLLADAFEQIGYQRESPSVRNSFLAAAFELRSGLPEGSVPKASGPDVIRAVSTGQFLDLLGIRLDPVRAESASFTINLITPDNGERFVVELTNGTLTNLEGFLAEDADLTITINRSDIEQAMIGTRPLQEQLTDGTAQVEGDPGVLLTLAGMLVHFTPTFEIMPGTRRPDVPVDDDPFTQEALADSAGG, encoded by the coding sequence GTGGCGGCCCACGAGACGGCACACGCCGCCCTTCCCTTCGACGACGAACGGGACTTCGAGGAGGCTCGGCGGGGCTTCCTGGCTGCACCGAGCGAACGCCGGATCGTGGCCGACGACGGCAGGGCCGTGTGGGACATCGGTGCCTACGACTTCCTGCTCGACGGGCAGCCGCTCGAGAGCATCCACCCGTCGCTGCAGCGCCAGGCCGTGCTCAACATGGAGTACGGGCTCTACGAGGTGTTGCCCGATCGCATCTACCAGGTGCGCGGCTTCGACCTGGCCAACATCACGTTCGTCCGGGGCGACACGGGTTGGATCGTGTTCGACCCGTTGACGATGACCGAGACCGCGGCCGCTGCCCTGGCGCTTGTCACCGAGCACCTCGGGGAGCGCCCGGTCGTCGCCGTCGTGTACTCGCACTCCCACGCCGACCACTGGGGTGGGGTGCGGGGCGTGATCGACTCGGCCGACGTGGCCGCCGGGACGGTCCAGGTGATCGCCCCGATCGGGTTCCTCGAACACGCTGTGGCCGAGAACGTGTACGCCGGCAACGCCATGAACCGGCGGATGGTGTACCAGTACGGGACCCTCCTCGCCCGCAGCCCGTTCGGTCACGTCGACCAGGCGATCGGCAAGGGCGTGGCCAACGGGACCGCCGGCCTGATCGCTCCGACGGTGCACATCGCGGACGACATCGAGGAGCTGACCGTCGATGGCGTGCGGATGGTGTTCCAGAACACCCCCGGCACCGAGGCGCCGGCCGAGATGAACACCTACTTCCCCGAGTGGAAGGCGTTCTGGGCAGCCGAGAACATCGTGGCCACGGTCCACAACATCTACACCTTGCGCGGCGCGCTCGTGCGTGACGCCCTCGAGTGGTCCCGCCAGATCAACAAGGCGCTCTACCTCTTCGGCAAGGAGGCGGAGGTGATGTTCGCCTCGCACTCGTGGCCGCGCTGGGGCAACGAACGGATCCAGGAGGTGATGCGCACCCAGCGCGACGCTTACGCCCACCTCAACAACGCGGTGCTGCACCTCGCGAACCAGGGCGTCACCATCAACGAGATCCACAACGTGTACCAGCCACCGGGGAGCCTGCAGCAGCAGTGGGCGGCCCGCAGCTACCACGGCTCGGTCGAGCACAACACCCGCGCCGTGATCAACCGCTGGCTCGGCTACTGGGACGGCAACCCCGCCACCCTGCTCCCGCTGTCTCCGAGCGACTCGGCCCCGCTGTACGTCGAGATGATGGGCGGCGCGAAGCCGATCCTGGCTCGGGGCCGTGAGCTGGTCGACGAGGGCGAGTACCTGCTCGCCGTCGAGATCCTCAACAAGCTCGTCTACGCCGAGCCCGACAACGCCGACGCGCGCCAGCTGCTGGCCGACGCCTTCGAGCAGATCGGCTACCAGCGGGAGAGCCCCAGCGTCCGCAACAGCTTCCTGGCCGCCGCGTTCGAGCTGCGCTCAGGCCTACCCGAGGGTTCGGTCCCCAAGGCCTCGGGCCCCGACGTCATCCGCGCCGTCAGCACCGGGCAGTTCCTCGACCTGCTCGGGATCCGGCTCGACCCCGTGCGAGCCGAGAGCGCGTCGTTCACGATCAACCTGATCACCCCCGACAACGGCGAGCGGTTCGTCGTCGAGCTGACCAACGGCACCCTCACCAACCTCGAAGGCTTCCTCGCGGAGGACGCCGACCTCACGATCACGATCAACCGCTCCGACATCGAGCAGGCGATGATCGGTACGAGGCCCCTGCAGGAGCAGCTCACTGATGGCACCGCCCAGGTCGAGGGCGACCCCGGCGTCCTCCTCACCCTCGCTGGCATGCTCGTGCACTTCACCCCGACCTTCGAGATCATGCCCGGTACCCGACGCCCCGATGTGCCCGTCGACGACGACCCCTTCACCCAGGAGGCCTTGGCCGACAGCGCCGGAGGCTGA